A part of Haloarchaeobius sp. HME9146 genomic DNA contains:
- a CDS encoding MBL fold metallo-hydrolase, with translation MFERFAIPTPFQVGPVNAYLAGRTLVDPGPDSEESWSTLLSGLETRELGPEDIERVIITHPHPDHFGLAHRFRELGADVYASEQCADIIGDFEGRWEYEREFFVDFFARNGMAESTAESVTDLPEVFLRYAPDVETDTVIGDGDDMTIDDTLVEVASVEGHAAGELTFSYEDDGEYVGVVGDNVLPDITPNPFLQPPPEPGAERPRVLPRYNESLARQRDAGYDLLLPGHRDRITDPAGRIIQILDAHEKRTQDVAELVEEPTTAVDVMHGLFDDLPVTEQFSGMSEAVGHLDVLEARGEVTRRERGGMLVYEQA, from the coding sequence ATGTTCGAGCGGTTCGCTATTCCGACGCCGTTTCAGGTCGGTCCGGTCAACGCCTATCTCGCGGGCCGGACCCTCGTCGACCCCGGGCCGGACAGTGAGGAATCCTGGTCCACGTTGCTGTCCGGGCTGGAAACCAGAGAGCTCGGGCCCGAGGACATCGAGCGCGTGATCATCACGCACCCACACCCCGACCACTTCGGGCTGGCACACCGGTTCCGCGAACTCGGTGCCGACGTGTACGCCAGCGAGCAGTGCGCCGACATCATCGGTGACTTCGAGGGGCGCTGGGAGTACGAGCGGGAGTTCTTCGTCGACTTCTTCGCGCGCAACGGGATGGCCGAGTCGACGGCCGAGTCCGTGACCGACCTCCCCGAGGTGTTCCTGCGGTACGCGCCGGACGTGGAGACTGACACCGTCATCGGCGACGGCGACGACATGACCATCGACGACACGCTGGTCGAGGTCGCGAGCGTCGAGGGGCACGCTGCCGGCGAGTTGACCTTCTCCTACGAGGACGACGGCGAGTACGTCGGTGTGGTCGGCGACAACGTCCTGCCGGACATCACGCCAAACCCGTTCCTCCAGCCGCCGCCGGAACCCGGTGCCGAGCGACCGAGGGTACTCCCCCGGTACAACGAGTCGCTCGCGCGCCAGCGCGACGCGGGCTACGACCTGCTCCTTCCCGGGCACCGCGACCGCATCACCGACCCAGCAGGTCGGATCATTCAGATTCTCGACGCACACGAGAAACGCACCCAGGACGTGGCGGAACTGGTCGAAGAGCCGACGACAGCCGTCGACGTGATGCACGGCCTGTTCGACGACCTCCCGGTGACCGAGCAGTTCTCGGGCATGAGCGAGGCCGTCGGCCACCTGGACGTCCTCGAAGCACGCGGAGAAGTGACCCGTCGCGAGCGCGGTGGGATGCTGGTGTACGAGCAGGCCTGA
- a CDS encoding CAP domain-containing protein, whose translation MSALARLLLVLSIGALVLALNPSLVPVEAQYQPPEPEVPADLDDAAIEAAIHDKVNELRVEQGLRPLVFDQSLAEVSRYHSSDMAAADYVGHVSPSGETVLNRYDQFRYDCRIRAGTDNVVYGGENVFFVSFAGVSYTDDEIAERAVDGWMNSTGHRENLLSDYWFREGVGVVVDVDETAGNTSVYVTQNFC comes from the coding sequence GTGAGTGCACTGGCCAGACTCCTGCTCGTCCTATCCATCGGCGCCCTCGTCCTGGCGCTGAACCCATCGCTCGTCCCCGTCGAGGCGCAGTACCAGCCGCCGGAACCCGAGGTGCCCGCCGACCTGGACGACGCTGCCATCGAGGCGGCCATCCACGACAAGGTCAACGAACTGCGCGTCGAGCAGGGACTCCGACCACTCGTGTTCGACCAGTCACTGGCGGAGGTCAGTCGCTACCACAGCAGCGACATGGCCGCGGCGGACTACGTCGGCCACGTCTCGCCGTCGGGCGAGACAGTACTCAACCGGTACGACCAGTTCCGGTACGACTGCCGCATCAGGGCCGGTACGGACAACGTCGTCTACGGCGGTGAGAACGTCTTCTTCGTCTCGTTCGCCGGTGTGTCCTACACCGACGACGAGATCGCCGAGCGCGCCGTCGACGGGTGGATGAACTCGACCGGACACCGCGAGAACCTGCTCTCTGACTACTGGTTCCGTGAGGGTGTCGGTGTCGTCGTCGACGTCGACGAGACCGCCGGCAACACCTCGGTGTACGTCACGCAGAACTTCTGCTGA
- a CDS encoding cob(I)yrinic acid a,c-diamide adenosyltransferase codes for MKIYTGRGDDGMTDLRDMSRVAKTSPRIEAYGTVDELNALIGTVRPTGHDDIDEKLEGVQNHLHIVQADFANPDPEDDDPVIEEAHVDTVEDWIDEYDDELDPLTSFILPTGSEKGSKLHHARAVCRRAERRAVAMAANDPINEEAVQYLNRLSDGLFVWARVVNKRDGVPEENPTY; via the coding sequence ATGAAGATCTACACTGGACGTGGTGACGACGGCATGACCGACCTGCGGGACATGTCCCGGGTCGCGAAGACGAGCCCGCGCATCGAGGCGTACGGGACCGTCGACGAGTTGAACGCGCTCATTGGGACGGTCCGACCGACCGGCCACGACGACATCGACGAGAAGCTGGAGGGGGTCCAGAACCACCTCCACATCGTCCAGGCCGACTTCGCCAACCCCGACCCCGAGGATGACGACCCCGTCATCGAGGAGGCACACGTCGACACCGTCGAGGACTGGATCGACGAGTACGACGACGAGCTCGACCCGCTCACCTCGTTCATCCTTCCGACCGGCTCGGAAAAGGGGTCGAAGCTCCACCACGCCCGGGCGGTCTGTCGCCGCGCAGAGCGCCGGGCCGTCGCGATGGCCGCGAACGACCCGATCAACGAGGAGGCCGTCCAGTACCTCAATCGGCTCTCTGACGGGTTGTTCGTCTGGGCGCGCGTCGTCAACAAACGTGACGGCGTTCCCGAGGAGAATCCGACTTACTGA
- a CDS encoding DsbA family protein, which produces MRTQTSRRWLLRGIGAGAVTTLAGCMGNLTNSGGPKGDQPAAEKPAAGETSLLAEPTLGDLNAPVVIEAYTDYMCGHCSTFHLDTLPRVKAKYLSTGDVYYVHRDFPIPLNEWSWNVALAGRSVQANEGMETFFAFTEAAYEEQANMNWATIEQVARSVGADGKKIVAEAKDGVHRPTVKADRQSGIDRGVRGTPTFFVNGEELVPEKSWWYTVDTGLQAALNE; this is translated from the coding sequence ATGAGGACGCAGACTTCACGACGATGGCTCCTCCGGGGGATCGGCGCTGGTGCAGTCACAACACTGGCGGGCTGTATGGGTAACCTGACGAACAGCGGCGGGCCGAAGGGTGACCAACCGGCCGCCGAGAAGCCGGCAGCGGGTGAGACGTCACTGCTGGCGGAGCCGACCCTCGGTGACCTGAACGCCCCGGTCGTCATCGAGGCCTACACCGACTATATGTGTGGGCACTGCAGCACCTTCCACCTGGATACGCTTCCGAGAGTGAAAGCGAAGTACCTCTCGACGGGTGACGTCTACTACGTCCACCGCGACTTCCCCATCCCACTGAACGAGTGGTCGTGGAACGTGGCACTGGCGGGCCGGAGCGTCCAGGCGAACGAGGGGATGGAGACGTTCTTCGCCTTTACCGAGGCCGCGTACGAAGAGCAGGCAAACATGAACTGGGCAACTATCGAGCAGGTCGCTCGCAGTGTGGGCGCGGATGGAAAGAAAATCGTCGCCGAGGCGAAAGACGGCGTGCATCGCCCGACCGTGAAAGCCGACCGCCAGTCGGGCATCGACCGCGGCGTGCGGGGTACCCCGACGTTCTTCGTGAACGGGGAAGAGCTCGTGCCAGAGAAGTCCTGGTGGTACACCGTCGACACCGGATTGCAGGCCGCACTGAACGAGTAA
- the gcvPB gene encoding aminomethyl-transferring glycine dehydrogenase subunit GcvPB, protein MKFDQARWTHDEERYEPLLSEKHTKEADLDDSPLPADLTRDSLDLPDLSEPEIARHYTRLSEMNYGVDSGPYPLGSCTMKYNPKFTEDVAALESGAVHPARSEESIQGTLQILHDLQDYLGRIGGMDAVTLQPPAGAAGEFTGVLVAKAYHEHNGEDRSEIIVPESAHGTNFASAALAGYDVVELPGGEDGRVDLEALEAALSEETALLMLTNPNTLGLFERDIETIAEMVHDAGGLLYYDGANLNALLGRARPGDMGFDIMHYNVHKTFATPHGGGGPGAGPVGVVDDLAPFLPRPQVEREDGTYELVDPEHSIGKVHGYLGNWLVLLKTYAYIARLGDPGLRDASAKAVLNANYLATQVEYEVPYGPFHHEFVASAGDQDAADVAKRMLDYGVHPPTTKWPEIVSEALMTEPTEIENKETLDQLAYAFNAVAAEDDETLEAAPERTTARRIDQTSAARDLRLSWQSLADE, encoded by the coding sequence ATGAAGTTCGACCAGGCCCGCTGGACCCACGACGAGGAACGCTACGAGCCACTGCTCTCGGAGAAGCACACGAAGGAAGCGGACCTCGACGACTCCCCGCTGCCGGCCGACCTCACCCGGGATTCGCTCGACCTTCCGGACCTCTCCGAGCCCGAGATCGCGCGGCACTACACCCGCCTCTCCGAGATGAACTACGGGGTCGACTCCGGGCCGTACCCGCTCGGCTCCTGTACGATGAAGTACAACCCGAAGTTCACCGAGGACGTGGCCGCCCTCGAATCCGGCGCGGTCCACCCGGCCCGGTCGGAGGAGAGCATCCAGGGCACGCTGCAGATTCTCCACGACCTGCAGGACTACCTCGGTCGCATCGGCGGGATGGACGCGGTCACGCTCCAGCCGCCCGCGGGCGCGGCCGGTGAGTTCACCGGCGTGCTCGTCGCGAAGGCGTACCACGAGCACAACGGCGAGGACCGCTCGGAGATCATCGTCCCCGAGAGCGCACACGGGACGAACTTCGCCAGTGCCGCCCTCGCGGGCTACGACGTGGTCGAACTCCCCGGTGGCGAGGACGGCCGTGTCGACCTCGAGGCACTCGAAGCCGCACTCTCCGAGGAGACCGCCCTGCTCATGCTCACCAACCCGAACACGCTCGGACTGTTCGAGCGCGACATCGAGACCATCGCCGAGATGGTCCATGATGCCGGGGGGCTGCTCTACTACGACGGCGCAAACCTGAACGCCCTGCTCGGCCGGGCCCGCCCGGGCGACATGGGCTTCGACATCATGCACTACAACGTCCACAAGACGTTCGCCACCCCGCACGGCGGCGGTGGCCCGGGTGCTGGCCCGGTCGGCGTGGTCGACGACCTCGCGCCGTTCCTCCCGCGGCCCCAGGTCGAGCGCGAGGACGGCACGTACGAACTGGTGGACCCCGAGCACTCCATCGGGAAGGTCCACGGCTACCTCGGCAACTGGCTCGTCCTGCTCAAGACGTACGCCTACATCGCCCGCCTGGGTGACCCTGGGCTCCGTGATGCGAGCGCGAAGGCCGTCCTCAACGCGAACTACCTCGCGACCCAGGTGGAGTACGAGGTCCCCTACGGACCGTTCCACCACGAGTTCGTCGCGAGCGCAGGTGACCAGGACGCGGCCGACGTGGCCAAGCGCATGCTCGACTACGGTGTCCACCCGCCGACGACGAAGTGGCCCGAGATCGTCAGCGAGGCGCTGATGACCGAGCCGACCGAGATCGAGAACAAGGAGACGCTCGACCAGCTCGCCTACGCGTTCAACGCAGTCGCGGCCGAGGACGACGAGACGCTGGAGGCGGCCCCCGAACGGACCACGGCTCGCCGCATCGACCAGACTTCGGCAGCCCGCGACCTCCGTCTGTCCTGGCAGTCGCTGGCCGACGAGTAA
- the gcvPA gene encoding aminomethyl-transferring glycine dehydrogenase subunit GcvPA — translation MSGHDTTQGSPFAPHTPADTEAMLDAIGVDSEDELFDIPESVLFDGEFGIEARDERTVRAEVAATLDHNDDLVELLGRGHYGHYVPSVVDHLSLRSEFLTSYTQYQPEITQGFLQALFEYQSMLVELTGLGVANCSMYDAATALGEAATLADRLRQTSGTQVLVPEQLAEGRREVLANYVAGTDLEVETYPMDDGNADVDALDGLVGDETVMVYAENPTVRGCVEENLETIGDLADANDALFTLGSDPVALALLQEPASVGADVVVGAADVLGMPTSYGMGLGLFATREDYVRQVPGRLVGASEDLGGKRTYTLTLQTREQHIRRERATSNICTNQAWVALRAAMHAASLGPDGLADLAKESVTDAQELAGRVSEIVGVKAPVHDRHHFREFVAHTDQPAKAIAGDLEDEGYAVHVVGEHEIQLCVTGATDSQLDGFVETFAEVAR, via the coding sequence ATGAGTGGACACGACACAACACAGGGCAGCCCATTCGCGCCGCATACCCCGGCGGACACCGAGGCGATGCTCGATGCGATCGGCGTCGACAGCGAGGACGAGCTCTTCGACATCCCGGAGAGCGTCCTCTTCGACGGTGAGTTCGGTATCGAGGCACGCGACGAACGGACCGTACGGGCCGAAGTAGCAGCCACACTCGACCACAACGACGACCTGGTCGAACTCCTGGGACGAGGCCACTACGGCCACTACGTCCCCTCGGTCGTCGACCATCTCTCCCTTCGTTCCGAATTCCTCACCTCGTACACCCAGTACCAGCCCGAGATCACGCAGGGATTCCTGCAGGCACTGTTCGAGTACCAGTCGATGCTGGTCGAACTCACGGGACTCGGCGTCGCGAACTGTTCGATGTACGACGCCGCGACCGCGCTCGGGGAGGCGGCGACGCTCGCCGACCGACTCCGCCAGACCTCCGGGACGCAGGTGCTGGTCCCCGAGCAGCTCGCCGAGGGCCGGCGCGAGGTGCTCGCGAACTACGTCGCGGGAACAGACCTCGAGGTCGAGACGTACCCCATGGACGACGGGAACGCGGACGTCGACGCCCTCGACGGACTCGTCGGCGACGAGACGGTCATGGTGTACGCCGAGAACCCGACCGTCCGGGGCTGTGTCGAGGAGAACCTCGAGACCATCGGCGACCTCGCCGACGCCAACGACGCGCTGTTCACGCTCGGGTCCGACCCGGTCGCGCTCGCACTCCTGCAAGAGCCCGCGAGCGTCGGTGCCGACGTGGTCGTCGGTGCGGCCGACGTGCTCGGGATGCCCACCAGCTACGGGATGGGTCTCGGACTGTTCGCCACTCGCGAGGACTACGTCCGGCAGGTGCCGGGCCGTCTCGTCGGCGCGAGCGAGGATCTGGGCGGGAAGCGCACCTACACGCTCACGCTCCAGACCCGCGAGCAGCACATCCGCCGGGAGCGGGCGACCTCGAACATCTGTACGAACCAGGCGTGGGTCGCGCTCCGGGCCGCCATGCACGCGGCCTCGCTGGGCCCCGACGGGCTGGCGGACCTCGCGAAGGAGTCGGTGACGGACGCCCAGGAACTCGCAGGGCGCGTCTCGGAGATCGTCGGCGTGAAAGCGCCGGTCCACGACCGCCATCACTTCCGGGAGTTCGTCGCCCACACCGATCAGCCGGCGAAGGCCATCGCGGGTGACCTCGAAGACGAGGGCTACGCGGTCCACGTCGTCGGCGAACACGAGATACAGCTCTGCGTGACGGGGGCGACCGACTCGCAACTGGATGGGTTCGTCGAGACCTTCGCGGAGGTGGCGAGATGA
- the gcvH gene encoding glycine cleavage system protein GcvH, whose amino-acid sequence MSFETPDDRKYEESHEWVLRDGDTVRIGITDFAQDELGDVVFVELPGEGDDVEQGEAFGVIESIKAVSDLYAPVSGEVTDVNEELFDAPELVNDDPFGDGWMLEIALADEAELDELLSADEYSEQVA is encoded by the coding sequence ATGAGCTTCGAGACACCTGACGACCGGAAGTACGAGGAATCGCACGAATGGGTACTGCGCGACGGCGACACCGTCCGCATCGGCATCACCGACTTCGCACAGGACGAACTGGGCGACGTGGTGTTCGTCGAACTCCCCGGTGAGGGCGACGACGTCGAACAGGGCGAGGCGTTCGGCGTCATCGAGTCCATCAAGGCCGTCTCCGACCTGTACGCGCCGGTCTCCGGCGAGGTCACCGACGTGAACGAGGAGCTGTTCGACGCGCCGGAACTCGTCAACGACGACCCCTTCGGCGACGGCTGGATGCTGGAGATCGCACTCGCCGACGAGGCCGAGCTGGACGAGCTGCTGAGTGCCGACGAGTACTCCGAGCAGGTCGCCTGA
- the gcvT gene encoding glycine cleavage system aminomethyltransferase GcvT: MALRTPPLREQHDAAGAKFTEFGGWDMPVEFEGIRVEHEAVRASAGIFDVSHMGEIEVSGPDGTRLMQRLTTNDIERLGPGDSQYSCICREDGVIIDDTVVYRYPDEQPDADPTYLFVPNAGHEQEMLERWTSHRDEWGLDATVTDRTEEFAMFAVQGPDAVDHVTEAAADEVADLSRFTARYTDVAGAECLVARTGYTGEDGFELVVPWDDAVDVWEAFDDVQPCGLGSRDTLRLEAGLLLSGQDFHPEDEPRNPFEAGIGFTVKLDTEFVGRDALEEVKEDGVEEKLVGFRLVDRGVPRHGYDIADTDDFVIGTVTSGTMSPTLDEPIGLGYVPTDFADPDTRLHIVVRGRAKEAVVEPLPFYQRDT; this comes from the coding sequence ATGGCCCTGAGGACACCGCCGTTGCGCGAGCAACACGACGCGGCCGGCGCGAAGTTCACAGAGTTCGGCGGCTGGGATATGCCGGTCGAGTTCGAGGGAATCCGCGTCGAGCACGAGGCAGTTCGCGCCAGTGCGGGCATCTTCGACGTGTCGCACATGGGCGAGATCGAAGTGTCCGGGCCGGACGGCACCCGGTTGATGCAGCGACTGACGACCAACGACATCGAGCGACTCGGCCCCGGCGACTCGCAGTACTCCTGCATCTGTCGCGAGGACGGGGTCATCATCGACGATACGGTCGTCTACCGCTACCCCGACGAGCAACCCGACGCGGACCCGACGTACCTGTTCGTCCCGAACGCGGGCCACGAACAGGAGATGCTGGAGCGGTGGACCAGCCACCGTGACGAGTGGGGCCTCGACGCGACGGTCACCGACCGGACCGAGGAGTTCGCGATGTTCGCGGTCCAGGGGCCCGACGCGGTCGACCATGTCACGGAGGCGGCGGCGGACGAGGTCGCCGATCTCTCGCGCTTTACGGCCCGCTACACGGACGTGGCGGGCGCGGAGTGTCTGGTCGCCCGGACCGGCTACACCGGCGAGGACGGGTTCGAACTCGTCGTCCCGTGGGACGACGCCGTCGACGTGTGGGAGGCGTTCGACGACGTCCAGCCCTGCGGACTCGGGTCGCGTGACACCCTCCGGCTGGAGGCGGGCCTGCTCCTCTCCGGACAGGACTTCCACCCCGAGGACGAACCCCGGAACCCCTTCGAGGCCGGCATCGGCTTCACGGTCAAACTCGACACCGAGTTCGTCGGCCGTGACGCCCTCGAGGAGGTCAAAGAGGACGGCGTCGAGGAGAAACTCGTCGGCTTCCGGCTCGTCGACCGGGGCGTGCCCCGCCACGGCTACGACATCGCCGATACCGACGACTTCGTCATCGGCACCGTCACCAGCGGGACGATGAGCCCGACGCTGGACGAACCAATCGGCCTGGGCTACGTACCGACCGACTTCGCCGACCCCGACACCCGACTGCACATCGTCGTCCGCGGTCGGGCGAAGGAAGCAGTCGTCGAACCACTCCCCTTCTACCAACGAGACACATGA
- a CDS encoding universal stress protein, whose protein sequence is MQLLRAWRGWWVMDASLLSHPVVPVAGEKDSHATLEALLPYLPDESRLTIVHVVEKAGGAPDKASVEQREEYAEEAFEVAREKCAEAGVDCETKLAYGRNVSKAIFDTAKEIDATAVAFVPREGSRLLRFITGDTTLDLVTEAELPVIALPGGDE, encoded by the coding sequence ATGCAACTACTCCGTGCCTGGCGGGGGTGGTGGGTGATGGACGCTTCCCTGCTCTCTCACCCGGTCGTTCCGGTCGCAGGCGAGAAGGACTCGCATGCGACACTCGAAGCGCTTCTCCCGTACCTTCCCGACGAGTCCCGACTGACCATCGTCCACGTCGTCGAGAAGGCGGGCGGCGCACCGGACAAGGCCTCGGTCGAACAGCGCGAGGAGTACGCCGAGGAGGCGTTCGAGGTCGCGCGCGAGAAGTGCGCGGAGGCTGGCGTCGACTGCGAGACGAAACTGGCCTACGGCCGGAACGTCTCGAAGGCCATCTTCGACACGGCGAAGGAGATCGACGCGACCGCGGTCGCGTTCGTCCCACGCGAGGGGAGCCGCTTGCTGCGGTTCATCACGGGCGATACGACGCTCGACCTCGTGACGGAGGCCGAACTGCCAGTCATCGCGCTCCCCGGGGGTGACGAATGA
- a CDS encoding amino acid permease — protein sequence MTDEELAKDLGPLAALTIGVGTMIGAGIFVLPGDAILQAGSLAVVSFVLGGAIALLTALSASELGTAMPKSGGAYYYVNRALGPLFGSIAGWANWMGLAFASAFYMVGFGQYISNIFGMADGYTLAGITLPSVKIVALAGAALFVMVNYIGAKETGRLQNVIVIILVIILSVFTFVGALRANPANLPESNGFGPMMTTTGLIFVSYLGFVQITSVAEEIKDPDRNLPRAVIGSVLIVTAIYALVLVVMSMAVEKGFIAELASGTDKIAVVEVARLLLGPAGAIAMLIGGLLATASSANASILASSRINFAMGRDRIVTPELNEIHNRYGTPYRAIAITGALILVFIVVAPIETLATMGSVLHLIIYGLLNLALIVMREADVPEYEPSYTVPLYPITPIVGAFVSFALIAFINPNIILLSIGFVIFASAWYLGYARTRTTESGELSEWILSRSDEMPDSAVNAANTVAPDGGQFRVMVPLANPEHEKDLISLASAIAKQRGGTVVATHIVQVPDQTSLSYAKDHVDEMDPGNRELLDSAREDAEAFDVPVETHTILSHRSFEEVFDAARDHNADLVVMGWGPHSHGRAESRVDELTQDVPCDFLVLKDRGFDPDRVLVPTAGGPDSDLSAEVALALQSQYESEIELLYVRRTDEETHEEAESFLNEWAADHDLTNATYIVDDGGDVEDAIERHARDASMLIVGATERGLLSRLLRGSLVMDVISDVDCSVLLAEKERKTSIRERLFGRR from the coding sequence ATGACCGACGAGGAACTCGCCAAAGACCTTGGCCCACTCGCCGCCCTGACCATCGGGGTCGGGACGATGATCGGTGCGGGTATCTTCGTCCTGCCCGGTGACGCCATCCTTCAGGCGGGGTCGCTGGCAGTCGTCTCGTTCGTCCTCGGTGGTGCCATCGCGCTCCTGACCGCGCTGTCGGCGTCCGAACTCGGGACCGCGATGCCCAAGTCCGGCGGTGCGTACTACTACGTCAACCGGGCGCTCGGCCCGCTCTTTGGCTCCATCGCCGGCTGGGCGAACTGGATGGGGCTGGCCTTCGCATCCGCGTTCTACATGGTCGGCTTCGGCCAGTACATCAGCAACATCTTCGGCATGGCCGATGGCTACACGCTCGCTGGTATCACCCTCCCGTCGGTCAAAATCGTCGCGCTCGCGGGCGCAGCCCTGTTCGTGATGGTGAACTACATCGGCGCGAAGGAGACCGGCCGGCTCCAGAACGTCATCGTCATCATCCTCGTCATCATCCTGTCCGTGTTCACCTTCGTCGGTGCGCTTCGGGCCAATCCTGCGAATCTGCCCGAGAGCAACGGGTTCGGGCCGATGATGACCACGACGGGGCTCATCTTCGTCTCCTACCTCGGCTTCGTCCAGATCACGAGTGTCGCCGAGGAGATCAAGGACCCCGACCGGAACCTGCCCCGTGCAGTCATCGGGAGCGTCCTCATCGTGACGGCCATCTACGCGCTCGTCCTCGTCGTGATGAGCATGGCCGTCGAGAAGGGGTTCATCGCCGAACTCGCGAGTGGAACCGACAAGATTGCCGTCGTGGAGGTCGCTCGCCTGCTGCTCGGCCCCGCGGGGGCCATCGCGATGCTCATCGGTGGGCTGCTCGCGACCGCCTCCAGCGCGAACGCGAGCATCCTCGCGTCGTCGCGCATCAACTTCGCGATGGGCCGTGACCGTATCGTCACGCCGGAACTCAACGAGATCCACAACCGCTACGGCACGCCCTACCGGGCCATCGCCATCACGGGCGCACTCATCCTCGTGTTCATCGTCGTGGCACCCATCGAGACGCTGGCGACGATGGGGAGCGTCCTGCACCTCATCATCTACGGGCTGCTCAACCTCGCGCTCATCGTGATGCGCGAGGCCGACGTCCCCGAGTACGAGCCGTCGTACACGGTGCCGCTGTACCCCATCACGCCCATCGTCGGCGCGTTCGTCTCGTTCGCCCTCATCGCGTTCATCAACCCGAACATCATCCTCCTGAGCATCGGGTTCGTCATCTTCGCGAGCGCATGGTACCTCGGCTACGCCCGGACCCGGACGACCGAGAGCGGCGAACTCTCGGAGTGGATCCTCTCTCGCTCCGACGAGATGCCCGACTCCGCGGTCAACGCGGCGAACACGGTCGCCCCCGACGGCGGCCAGTTCCGTGTGATGGTCCCGCTCGCGAATCCCGAGCACGAGAAGGACCTCATCTCGCTCGCGTCGGCCATCGCCAAACAGCGCGGCGGCACCGTCGTCGCGACGCACATCGTCCAGGTGCCCGACCAGACCTCGCTGTCGTACGCGAAGGACCACGTCGACGAGATGGACCCGGGCAACAGGGAACTCCTCGATTCCGCACGGGAGGACGCGGAAGCGTTCGACGTCCCGGTCGAGACCCACACCATCCTCTCGCACCGCTCGTTCGAGGAGGTGTTCGACGCGGCCCGCGACCACAACGCGGACCTCGTCGTGATGGGCTGGGGCCCGCACTCCCACGGCCGTGCGGAGAGCCGCGTGGACGAACTCACCCAGGACGTCCCGTGTGACTTCCTCGTCCTGAAGGACCGCGGGTTCGACCCGGACCGTGTCCTGGTCCCGACTGCGGGTGGCCCGGACTCCGACCTCTCCGCGGAGGTCGCACTCGCCCTGCAGTCCCAGTACGAGTCCGAGATCGAGCTACTGTACGTCCGCCGGACGGACGAAGAGACCCACGAGGAGGCCGAATCCTTCCTCAACGAGTGGGCGGCGGACCACGACCTGACGAACGCGACCTACATCGTGGACGACGGCGGCGACGTCGAGGACGCCATCGAGCGCCACGCGCGCGATGCCTCGATGCTCATCGTCGGCGCGACCGAGCGCGGTCTGCTCTCGCGCTTGCTCCGCGGGTCGCTCGTCATGGACGTCATCAGCGACGTGGACTGCTCGGTCCTGCTCGCCGAGAAGGAGCGCAAGACCAGCATCCGCGAACGGCTGTTCGGTCGGCGGTAA